In a genomic window of Sarcophilus harrisii chromosome 4, mSarHar1.11, whole genome shotgun sequence:
- the PRR15L gene encoding proline-rich protein 15-like protein, whose protein sequence is MADVGWWKLTFLRKKKSTPKVLYESPDTYAHLDGGTEPTRPEGGSPNSDFNARLEKIVDKNTKGKHVKVSNSGRFKEKKKVRASLAENPNLFEDGEGKGQ, encoded by the coding sequence ATGGCAGATGTTGGCTGGTGGAAGTTGACCTTTTTGCGCAAAAAAAAGTCAACTCCCAAGGTGCTGTATGAAAGTCCAGACACTTATGCCCATCTAGATGGAGGTACTGAGCCCACCCGGCCTGAGGGCGGGAGTCCCAACAGTGACTTTAATGCCCGGCTAGAGAAAATTGTGGACAAGAACACCAAGGGCAAACATGTCAAGGTCTCCAATTCTGGCCGctttaaggagaagaaaaaggtcCGAGCCAGTCTGGCAGAAAATCCCAACCTCTTTgaggatggagaaggaaaaggacagtGA
- the PNPO gene encoding pyridoxine-5'-phosphate oxidase isoform X2 codes for MTTRRGAGSVLLGVVTWWNWQRAVLTDSLRTRCAVRAVMDLGHMRKSYLKDQEAFEEAHLISLDPIQQFSSWFEEAARCPEVFEANAMCLATCTRDGKPSARMLLLKGFDQDGFRFFTNFESRKGKELDSNPFASLVFYWAPLNRQVRVEGQVRRLPEEEAELYFHSRPKSSQIGAVVSHQSSVIPDREYLRKKNEELKVMYQEQDVPKPKYWGGYILYPEVVEFWQGQTNRLHDRIAFRRLQPGEPAAGPMTHRGANDWLYERLSP; via the exons ATGACGACCCGGCGGGGGGCGGGTAGCGTGCTGCTGGGCGTCGTGACGTGGTGGAACTGGCAGCGGGCCGTGCTGACGGATTCCCTGCGGACCAGGTGTGCGGTGCGAGCTGTCATGGACCTGGGACACATGAGGAAGAGCTACCTCAAGGACCAAGAG GCCTTCGAGGAGGCGCATCTCATCTCGCTGGACCCCATCCAGCAGTTCTCCAGCTGGTTCGAAGAAGCCGCCCGGTGCCCGGAGGTGTTTGAAGCCAATGCCATGTGCCTGGCCACCTGCACCAG GGATGGAAAGCCTTCTGCCCGAATGCTGCTGCTAAAGGGCTTTGACCAGGATGGTTTCCGTTTCTTCACTAACTTTGAAAGCCGAAAAGGAAAAGAGCTG GATTCTAACCCTTTTGCCTCCCTCGTCTTCTACTGGGCACCCCTCAATAGACAG GTACGTGTTGAAGGACAGGTACGGAGGTTGCCAGAGGAGGAGGCTGAGCTATATTTCCACTCCCGCCCTAAAAGCAGCCAAATCGGGGCAGTCGTCAGTCACCAAAGTTCTGTTATCCCAGATCGAGAG TatctaaggaaaaagaatgaagagttAAAGGTGATGTACCAGGAGCAGGATGTACCCAAGCCTAAATATTG GGGTGGCTATATCCTGTATCCAGAAGTGGTAGAGTTCTGGCAGGGTCAAACCAACCGACTGCACGATCGGATTGCCTTCCGGAGGCTACAACCTGGAGAGCCTGCAGCAGGGCCCATGACCCACCGTGGTGCGAATGACTGGTTGTATGAGAGACTTTCACCATGA
- the PNPO gene encoding pyridoxine-5'-phosphate oxidase isoform X1, whose translation MTTRRGAGSVLLGVVTWWNWQRAVLTDSLRTRCAVRAVMDLGHMRKSYLKDQEAFEEAHLISLDPIQQFSSWFEEAARCPEVFEANAMCLATCTRDGKPSARMLLLKGFDQDGFRFFTNFESRKGKELDSNPFASLVFYWAPLNRQQVRVEGQVRRLPEEEAELYFHSRPKSSQIGAVVSHQSSVIPDREYLRKKNEELKVMYQEQDVPKPKYWGGYILYPEVVEFWQGQTNRLHDRIAFRRLQPGEPAAGPMTHRGANDWLYERLSP comes from the exons ATGACGACCCGGCGGGGGGCGGGTAGCGTGCTGCTGGGCGTCGTGACGTGGTGGAACTGGCAGCGGGCCGTGCTGACGGATTCCCTGCGGACCAGGTGTGCGGTGCGAGCTGTCATGGACCTGGGACACATGAGGAAGAGCTACCTCAAGGACCAAGAG GCCTTCGAGGAGGCGCATCTCATCTCGCTGGACCCCATCCAGCAGTTCTCCAGCTGGTTCGAAGAAGCCGCCCGGTGCCCGGAGGTGTTTGAAGCCAATGCCATGTGCCTGGCCACCTGCACCAG GGATGGAAAGCCTTCTGCCCGAATGCTGCTGCTAAAGGGCTTTGACCAGGATGGTTTCCGTTTCTTCACTAACTTTGAAAGCCGAAAAGGAAAAGAGCTG GATTCTAACCCTTTTGCCTCCCTCGTCTTCTACTGGGCACCCCTCAATAGACAG CAGGTACGTGTTGAAGGACAGGTACGGAGGTTGCCAGAGGAGGAGGCTGAGCTATATTTCCACTCCCGCCCTAAAAGCAGCCAAATCGGGGCAGTCGTCAGTCACCAAAGTTCTGTTATCCCAGATCGAGAG TatctaaggaaaaagaatgaagagttAAAGGTGATGTACCAGGAGCAGGATGTACCCAAGCCTAAATATTG GGGTGGCTATATCCTGTATCCAGAAGTGGTAGAGTTCTGGCAGGGTCAAACCAACCGACTGCACGATCGGATTGCCTTCCGGAGGCTACAACCTGGAGAGCCTGCAGCAGGGCCCATGACCCACCGTGGTGCGAATGACTGGTTGTATGAGAGACTTTCACCATGA